The window CAGATGCGGTAGCGTAGGCCAGTGGGGCAGACATGGTAAGGTTTTCAAAATGAGGGCATGAGTCGGTTCTCGTCGACTGGTCTCCCGATGCCAATTTGACGCATCGAGCCGCCAGCTCGAGATGAAGAGATGCAGGGCACATGCCTTGACCGCACACCGCGTGCCCCTTGACGGCTAAGTCGTAAAAAACATGCGACTTTCCCACCGCAAACATGTACTCGCCGACGGTGGCGTCCTCGTTCACCATGCTCACCAGATCGCTGCCCGATGATGACATGGACATCTGCGGCCGAGATCCAGTTGCAAGATCGTAGGAAATCCAGTGAGGCACTTGCTCAAACTGATATAGGGGGAAGTCAGGGATGCTGAGAGCTGGGCCTTTGGCACGAGAAAAGGGCCAGTATTGACAGCCATTACCCGCATTCCATAGTTGACAAGCAGCATTGGCCAAATTCTTGACTGCATCATCGCCTCGGAGGTCCATGGCTATAAAcgtgtgctccgtgccgagGCCACTCAGGACCCGACGTGCCATGGGGATGATTGGAGTACTTGATCCTGCCTCAAGCCAAATAGAGTAGCCCAGACGAGCATCAATGCGGCGTACTGCATCAGAAAAGTGAACGGGTTGTCGCGTGTGCTCGGCCACTGCGTCAGCCGTCGTAAATGCCGATGAGTGGCCGTCAATGGAGCAGAATTCGATGTGGATGCGAGGTGGCCGAATGGTGAGCGTTCCGGTCAAGCGTTTCAAGTCGTCTAGCACGCTGTCGGCGAGATATGAATGATACCCGTGCGAGCTTTGAAGTTTCTTCGTCTTGAAGGAATGGCAGCTATCCATTGCCTTGTCGATGGATGCGGCAGTGCCGGCCACGACAAAACTCCGAGGGCCATTGAAGCAAGCAACGTCCAGGTGGCAGCCAGGTGTGGCCTGCACACGGTTGACCACCGTCTCTAGTTCGTCGGCACTGCACTCGATTGATAACATGGATCCCGGATCAGGTCCCCACGAGTCTCTGATGAGGCGGGCTCGGCCAGAGACGAGACGGAACGCATCCTCCAGCGACAGGGAATCAGCGACGCAGAGAGCAGTGAGCTGACCAAAGCTATGGCCGACCAGGGTATCGACGGCCAATCCGGACCCGATCCAGGATTTGGCGCTCGCGTATTGAAGTGACAGCAAGAGACAATGGGCATGCACAATGTCATCCGCTGGCTTTGCCTCGAAGATTGCGGGTAATATGACAGGGAGGCCAAGTGCCTCGCAGACCTCATGGCACTTGTCCTGTTTCCCGACTCGTCATTAGAATGCGGAATATCAGAACTGATTCGAAGTGCTTACCAGGTGATGCCGAAAGTTGTCACAGCGTTGGTACACGTCCCTCGAAACAGATGGTGCTTGTCCCGTCTGGCCGCCAAAAGCTAGCACGATGGGACGTGGTCGTGTCTGCGTAGCAGCGCCCTCCCCGACAATGGCCACGGTATCGTTTAGTTTCGAAGCCAAGTCGCAAATATCGCTTGTTGCAAATGCCATTCGGCATGGTAGCTGCGGATTCTGCCGCCGCATGAGCTCCATTGAAACATCACCAATGGATAGCTGGGCGGTTGTCAGGTAGCGCTTCAGCCTATCCATATAGGCCCGCAGGCTAACCTCTGACTTGGCCGACAAAACCACAGGGTAGGAGGGTAGGGCGTGCAAATCTGCCGCTTGCCGCGATGCTGTCGGTGGGTGGGCGCGAACGACAAAAGACACGTTGCTCCCGGCCGCGCCACCATTGTTTACCAATGCAACGAGCCGATGGGCCGCCCAAGGTTGCGTTTCCTGTGGTATGGTGATGCGATCCGCGGAAGTCGACTTGATTCGGGGGCTCAGGGTTGTGAATTTGGCCTGCTTCGGAATCATTTGGTGCCTCATCATGAGCAAGACTTTGATGAGACTAGCCACACCGGAGGCGGCTTCTGCATGACCGATTATATCTTTTATCGATCCGAGAAACAGCTCCTCATTACGACGCGGCCCACCAAACGTTGAGCGGACACTTTCATACTCGATGGGATCTCCGACTGGGGTCCCTGCGCGGCGGCACAACCCAAGTTAGTATGTACACCTAGACCTGATGACTATGCTTCCTTACCAGTCCCGTGTGCTTCAACGTAGGATATGTCATTTGCATCTGCTTGCGCCAATGAGAGTGCTCGTTGAAACAGCGTTTCTTGAGATGGggagtcggcgacggtgatggAATTACTGTGGTGATTTTGGTTGATGGCTGAGCCAGAAATGATGCCCAGAatcgcatcgccgtcggcgactgcTGCAGAGTAGCGTTTCAGAACCAAAAGTCCGGCTCCCTCGCCTCGGCAGTAGCCACTTGCGGAGGCATCAAAGGCCACGGAGGAGCCATGAGGTCTCAGAAacgacgcggcggcgagatttTGATAGGGGATTGGGCTGGTGATGACGTTTACGCCCCCAGCCAGAGCCATGGCACATTCCCCACCGAGGATTGCCTAAAAGACGCTTACGGTCAGCCTCGACGTTTCATCTCAGGGGCGTCACAAGGAGGCCTGCCTTGCAGGCGGTATGTATCGCaaccgccgaggacgagcacgcCGTATCAAACGTGATGGATGGCCCTGACCAGCCGAAAAAGTGGCTAATGCGACCGCTGGTGAAGGCACGCAGAGTGCCAGTGGCGGAGAAGGCAGTAGCGTCAGCCGAGGCAACGTTGTCTTCGTAGTCGACAGGTCCGACGCCCAGATAGCATCCCATATCCAACTCTCGTTGGCCTGGAGGTAGGCCGCAGTACCCCGACGATTCCAGTGCCTCGTAGGCAACTTGCAGGGCGAGGCGTTGCTGAGGGTCCATGGACTTTGCTTCGCGACCCGAGATGCCAAAGAAGCGGTGATCAAACTTGTCAGGGTGATCGAGGAAGTTTCCCCAAAACTCTTTCATGTGCGGCTCTCTCGTCATGTCATCTCGGTTGAACCGTCCCGGCGGCAAGGGGCCGAGTGCCACCTCGCCCGAGCACAGGAGTTGCCAAAGCTCCTCAGTAGACGATGCCTTGGGGAAGCGGCACGACATACCCACAACGGCTATCCCGTCAGCCACGGCCGTCTTTCCCTTGCAGGACGAGAGAAGCGATGGGGGGATGCATGGTTCCGGACCGATCGACTCGAGCCTGGGACATTCGAATGTGGaaccggccgacgccgtcagcTTCACGGTTTGAAACCAATGAACGCGTTGACACAGTATGGTATCTATGGCGGTGTCATGCAATCTGCCCGAGGTAATAACCATTGTGTCGGCCGTGGAGCGTAGGGGGAGCCGAAGCGACTTGGCACTTGGGAGTTGAAGCTCAATCGATTCTGCACATATCCTCTTCAATCTCTGGGCAGCATCGCGGTGCTTTGCATGGTGGTAGCTGCCATCCAAGCCGATGGGACACAGTTCAATCCCATCTTTCTTAAGATGGTCGGTAAAGGCATCCAGGTTGTGGCGCGGCATGGTGACGGTGTAAGCGCCCACGTCATAAACGCAGGAGACGTATGCCTTGTGCCGATGCTTAGTTTCTTCTTTATCAACCGAAGGAAAAGGTCAGCTCCCTTACCTCGGGGAAGAGGTCCAGAGCCGAGTCCAAGCTGGCATGGTCTGAAGGAGCCTTGCACCTGACAGAGACGGCAGTTGCGCGGTTCTTGGACAGGCAGGCCATGGATTCGGAATCCACAATGCTCCCGATAGCTGCCGCGAGACGTACGCTATTGGCGACCCCTCTCTCAAACTCCAACTCATTCTGGGCAGTTGacaagacggcgacgaaaaGAAAGCCCAGACACAAACCCTGGGCAGCCTGGACGTCTCCATCATCAGGGTTCAGCCAAGCACATTTTTTGTCGCGTTTTATGATCCAATCATGCACTTGTGATACGACCGTCAGGGGAGCCAGCTGGCTGTTGGTCAGCTCCCGGCTATCCAAGGTGCTTTCACCCAGGGCGAAAGCTCGCAAGGCTTGCAACTGAACGGAGACGGAGTCGTGGATGCCGACTCTTTGCAGCTTGAGCCATATGGCCGGCAGCTCCAATAAGACGCGAGCAAGAAAATCAAATCGACCATCCTCGAGGAGGCTGCGTTGCAGATGAACGAGACGAGTCTGCGTCCACTGGGGTATCTGAGAGCCTGCCAGAAGAACACGAGCCCCTAGAGGGCCGTTAGTGGGCTTCGTCATTCGTACGAGCACTTCGGTGCGGATGTGGTTTGGATTGCTATTTGGTGATGGTGTGATGGATGTACTGGAACATCAAATGCTGGGGATGCGAGCGAAGCGGACGGATTGATTCCTAGTTGGCAACAAATGAATGAATGCTGCCCGACTGACGGACAATACGAGAGATGCGATCTCGGTTTTATTTCGACCCTCCCACCTGTCAAAGGCGGAATAGTCCTTCTTCTTTCCACTCGCTGACCTTGTTCTCGAGCAAGGCGGGAACAGGGACAAATATTGCCCCGAGCCTGAAGGTCAGCGGATAAGGATGTGTTAGACACGAAAGATTGAGACAGCCAGCGTGGAATGTGCAAAGATCCGGAAGACAACTGGGTCCAGACGGGCGGTGTCAAGGTTAGGAGTTGATGGGGGGGTGTGAGAAGTGAAGGTCTAGGGTTGACTGCGGTTTCACTCtttacatgtaattacggCAGGAGAATACGAGTATTGCTCGGCTACCATCCCAATGCCGACCAATTGCAGGCAGTCGAACCTCCATGCGAAGCGAGGCGTAGGAGCGTGGAAGGTGCCAGCGGGTGCGAACCTTGGCAGTTGCCAGAGAGGAGCAGGCAGCGCCTGCATCTTTCGGTGTGAGCTGGCTACGACTCTGGCAAACACTGCGtgcatttttttttttggctgCCATGACGAATAGTAACGTACATGCATAAAAGTACGGCTTGCAAGAGCTGCAGCGTAACTCTTCGCATGTGTAATCATATTTTTCGCCGCTGTTCTTGCTCTCCTGCCACGTATGAGGGATGCAATTGCGTCAGCAATCCCGTTGCTGATGCTACGATGCTACACAACACTATTCAAAGTGTTGGAAATGAAGTCGAATTCACAACCGCTCACTTGAACGAGGTTGGATACATGACATAAAAACGAATGAAACGATGGCGACAAACTGTTTCCAGCACCTTTCATTTTCATTTGCAGCGGCTCTCCATCAACAAAGTGCTTTCCAGTCGGAGTTGTTCATCGCCCACATATTTCTTTATGCCTCTTTGACGTATCCTCGATGCACAGCCGCTGGCGCCGCCACGATCCGCCACCCGTCGTAGCGGTGGCTGTAATCGAATGAGACTTGCAGGTGCATTTGCCGTGAGTGGCCAGAGCTAGGACAAGCCACTGGCGGTCAGGAGGAGCGGGTTCTCGGCACTtgttagtactgtacgtacgaaGAGgtacgtgtaagtacttcgGAGTGACGGCTGCGCAGCCACATGAGGCCCCGCtgtgtaattacagtacacactACAAAGATACTACTCCGCAGGACAAGGAGTACTCTGCCCTTGTTACTGATGGGTGATTTTGCTTGGTGGTTGCTGGTCCTTCGCGAGGGGGTTCGATTAGACTGGAGGTTACGGTGCTTGGACCAGGCACGTATCGACAGATTCACCGAGGAGAATGCGTCTGCCAAGTGATACCGTCTAATGCGTGAgtgcgtgtacatgcacatgcacatggtTGTTCGATCTACCATGTAGAATTAGATCTAGTGCCGCCTGGAATAGTAGGCGCCATGAATCATACAAAATCGCCGAGATGGCTGAGACAAGTCAGTGTGGCGTGGCAGGCGATTGGAAACTTGGCACCAAATGCCCCGTCACAGCAGCATGCGGTTGGTTGTATGCGGTTGGTTGTATGCGGTTGTATGcggttgtacatgtacgtggtTGTTGTGTTGGCACTTTTGGAGAACCTGCAAGGTCTCGGAAGTTGACTGTGGCCTCGGTCTGCGTTACTACTCCTAGTGCCTATTTCGTAGTAGTGCGATGCACATGCGCATTACTTGGCACGGCATCACCATAGCGTACGAAGCCTTGACCATGTCCCGTTCGTTCTGCATGGACACGGCGGACTGGTCGAGGTGGCACCTTCTTCAATGGGCTGATAACAAAGCGGACAAGGAAGCGGGCAAGAAAGCTGACGGCGAGACATCGTCCTCAAGCCAGGCCGAGGGGCCTGAAACGAAGCGGACCAGTCAGCAGACGACTCCATGTCGATCCCTCAGAAAACGGTGGCATATGCCAACCGCTTCGACCCCGGACAGCAGCATGTCCATGCTCCAGACCTCCGTCCGCGACCCGAGCCTCGACCGACGTACCCCCTGGTGAACAGCCCAAAGAGCTGCCTTTCTTCCGCGAAACATGTCTTCTCGAAAAGACACACGTTCCCGAGGAATTACATCTCCTTGACCGACCACCAGTCATCTCCTTGACCATCAGCCAGGACAGCTGTTCCCATCGACGACGCGTTTTCTCGACTCACCAGAAGGATATCTCCGGTTGAGCTCTACTCTCGGCCACCCAAACGCTCAAGCAAACTCCCCATCGGCCAAGCCGACGCAGTGTCCCCGCCCGCTCTTCTCTCTCGCCTGGCCCGTCTTCCGACATGgcttcggcaccgtcggACAACGGTCATGGCCGCGTCGTGCCCCTGCGTGTCATCGTCTGTGGCGTCCACCGCACGGGAACCGCCAGCCTGCGTCGCGCCCTATGGCAGCTAGGCTTTCACGACTGCTACCACATGCATTCACTCCAGCAGAACCTGTCAGACCACCCCCAGAGCTGGATCCGGGCATTGCAAGCGAAGCGTGCTGGCAGCGGAACCTTTGACAAGGCGGACTGGGACCACCTCCTAGGGCACTACCAGGCCACCTGTGATTTGCCCGCCGCCCTGTTCAGCGTCGAGCTGGCCAAGCACTACCCGGAGGCCAAGGTCGTCATCCTCAACCGCGACCCTGGGAGGTGGTACGAGAGCGTGCTCCAAACCGTTGACGTCGTTGTCAAGCCAGGCTCCCTGCTCGATCGCTTGACCGACTTGTACTGCTACGCCTTGGACCCCCAGAGGCGACACTGGATCAATTTTCTCCGTCTCCTCTTCAGCGCCGACCTGGGCTTCGACCACCGGGCCGAGAAGGAAAAGGCGGTGAGCTGGTTCAGCGGCCAGTACGAGGAATTCCGGCATGAGATTCCCGCCGAACGAAGAATTGAGTACCAGATCCGTGACGGATGGAAACCGCTCTGTGACCATCTCGGCGTTCCCGTACCCATGATCCGCAACGAAAtgggcgagctcgtcgaagCCCCTTTTCCGCATGTCAACGAGCGCGATACGTTTGCCAAGGATATCAAGAATCTGCAACGGCAGTCGGTCACACGCGCCACCGCCAACATCATGGCAGTCGTGGGCAATATCGCTGTCGCAGGGGCCTGCGTGTACGGCAGTTTGCTGCTGTGGGACCGGATTTGCGCATGAAGACACTGTCGGAACGTGTTTTTGCATCCTGATTTGTTGATAAAACTACCATTCCTTGAGCAAGAATTTCGAAAATCTACGTATAACTCCCGGTCTTTTGTGTCGGTGTGCCGAACGTCTGGCATCGCATCAGGCGTGTACGACCCTGAACTGCGAAAGTCACAATCGGGCGCTCTCGGTTCGATCGATGCATGCCATTCCGTGTCAGGCGGCTGGTGGTGGACCATCGGCTTGACGGCAACGCATCGGGATCGGAAGACGTGTCTTGGCCATTCCTTGCCTCGAAGGATTCGGAGGGCACGAGTTCGATTTGGAGAAGAATTGCAAATTGGCCACTTGAACCCTGCGTCATAGGGCTGCCATCCTTGAAGCCGGCACCCCACTTGTCTTTCATGTCGTGCAGTCGGAAAAAGAAAGCGTGAATCTCGGAAGTATGTCGTAGCAATCGATGCGCTTTGCGAACACCAAACTAGGCCCTACCTCGGCGGGGGCTGAATAGCTTCACCCCCTTGAATGGAGCGACCGCATAGGACCCTGCTTCGTGGTCCGTTCCCCAAAGGCCCGTTCCAAGCTGGTCGTGTACCAACAACCCTGATAAGTGTGCCGCACAATTAATTTTGGCCAAAATACTCAAGAAAAGGCCACGAGAGAATGGTGCTACGCCCTGCGCAGTGGGTTAAAAAAGGATGGCGAAAATGGGATTTGAAAGATCAACGGGTATATTGGGAGAGAGCAGTACTGATTGCAATTGACAATTATTAATACCTACCGTCACTTCTGCGAGAGATCGAATTAGAATCTATAATCTGTAACTACCCTACAATTTGATGGGCGAGGGACGACGGAGGTGGCCGATCACTGCGAATCAACCAACCGAGCGTAGATTTTAGTAAGTTTAGTCCTTTACCGATGGGAGTGCCTTTACTCGGAGTAAGACATCATCTTAGACAAAATTCCTGTGCGGACTGACGACATGCATTGTTTTGTATGCAAGTCATGTCGGGTTGACTCAGATTGACTCGGATGATATATGGCATCTGGCATCGTGCAtgctctactccgtacttcgtacgagCTTCTACCGCCGAAGGAGATGGATGGATTTTCTTTTCAGAAAGGGAAAATAAACAAGAAAGCGACTTGGGCTATCGCGGCCCGGATGACGGACTTTCTTCGCgcgtgtaagtacataccATTTTCGCCTCCAATCCCGAAGCTCACTCAAGACCCCTGTCCGGCTTGGCGTTTGATGAACCGTCTCATGTACGACGGCGGAGCATCATGTGCAAGGACCACTGTCCTCCATACGGAGCTCATGCACTTACATTTACATGCATGAAGCACCTGGTCAGCAAGACTATCGGGTATTCATCCGTCCCTCCAGATTCCATCTGTATCGTATGACACCCGTTGAACGCTTCCAAAATAAAAAAAAACAGCTCGACTCCATTCCTTCAGCACTGTCAGTTTTATACTATTTCACGCTCGGGGGCCATGCCGTCCTCATACATACTGGCGCGCTGATGTTGAGATTGATATACACAGATGACTGTGTCAAAAACCCAACTACACATCATTATCGTCGGGGCCGGTCTCGGCGGCCTTGCCACCGCCGTTTCTATTTCAAGATCCGGCCACAAAGTTACCGTTTATGAATCAACGAGGCAACTCTCCGAGGTCAGTTGTTCGCATCGCAAATAATCAATGCGTAAATTGTTCACCCGCAAGTCGACAACAGGTTGGCGCCGGCCTGCAGTTGACGCCGAATTCGACGAAACTTTTGCAGCAATGGGGTATGCCGGACTGGATGTGGGCATCCGGAGCAGAACCCGTTACCTTCACAATGCACCGCTTCTCGGGTGAGGTTTTGACGCAGGAGGCCAACTTTGGCAAGAATATGCGGGCACGGTTCGGCGCCCCGTTCATGGATATCCGTCGCATAGACCTCCAGCGTGCCCTCTTTGAAAAAGCCCAGAAGCTCGGCGTGTCCGTCGTGCTCGGCGAGAAAGTTGAGGTCGTCGACCGCGAACGTGCTGAAATCATCACCGTCTCCGGTCGTAGGGCCACGGCCGACCTCATCGTGGCGGCCGATGGCGTGCGATCGCAGTGTCGGATTAGCCATGCGCAGGGACCGGATCTGCCGTACCCCACAGGCGACATGGTCTACCGAGCGGTGCTCAATTTGGACGGCGTCACCGATGACGCGCTGCGAGAGTGGATTAGCACTCCGGCGGTGCATATCTGGCTCGGACCAGAATCGCACGCTGTAGGTTACTCCATGCAATCCGGGTACGGCTACAACCTCGCTTTCGTCGCCCCGGATGACCTCCCTGCCGGTGTGGCCAAACAGACCTGTCCTGTGGATGAGGCGAAACAGCTGTTGAAGAACTGGGATCCGGCCCTTATTCGACTTCTTGACACGGCAGAGTCCATGGAGAAGTGGAAACTGATGCGTCGTATGCCTTCACATTGCCATGCCAGAGTATGTCAAATTTAGGGATCACCGCTAATTTCATTGATTGCACAGGTGATATGCTCCCAACATGGGTTAACGACAAGTCTACCTTGGTATTCGTGTAGGTTGATGTACCCGAAATAACACAATGAATTTCTCCGCAAATATCTGACAGTCTCAGCGGCGACGCGTGCCATCCTATGTTGCCTTACCTTGCCCAGGGAGCCAACTCGGCGCTTGAGGATGGCGCAGTTCTCGGGCGCCTTCTCGGCCATGTGAAAGAAAGAAATCAACTGCCACATGCCCTCAAGAGGTACGAGAAGTTACGGAAGTCGAGAATGGAGAAGATCGTTGGCGCAGCAGCCAAGCAGGTACGTAGTAATTTCCCGACTTGTTTGTAGTCTGTTCGCTATTGCCATACGCGCCAGATAATGGGAAAGGGTGAAAAGGGACCCTGGCTAATGCATCGTGGAATTAAAGCGTGAGAATA of the Drechmeria coniospora strain ARSEF 6962 chromosome 01, whole genome shotgun sequence genome contains:
- a CDS encoding Thiolase-like protein; amino-acid sequence: MTKPTNGPLGARVLLAGSQIPQWTQTRLVHLQRSLLEDGRFDFLARVLLELPAIWLKLQRVGIHDSVSVQLQALRAFALGESTLDSRELTNSQLAPLTVVSQVHDWIIKRDKKCAWLNPDDGDVQAAQGLCLGFLFVAVLSTAQNELEFERGVANSVRLAAAIGSIVDSESMACLSKNRATAVSVRCKAPSDHASLDSALDLFPEAYVSCVYDVGAYTVTMPRHNLDAFTDHLKKDGIELCPIGLDGSYHHAKHRDAAQRLKRICAESIELQLPSAKSLRLPLRSTADTMVITSGRLHDTAIDTILCQRVHWFQTVKLTASAGSTFECPRLESIGPEPCIPPSLLSSCKGKTAVADGIAVVGMSCRFPKASSTEELWQLLCSGEVALGPLPPGRFNRDDMTREPHMKEFWGNFLDHPDKFDHRFFGISGREAKSMDPQQRLALQVAYEALESSGYCGLPPGQRELDMGCYLGVGPVDYEDNVASADATAFSATGTLRAFTSGRISHFFGWSGPSITFDTACSSSAVAIHTACKAGLLAILGGECAMALAGGVNVITSPIPYQNLAAASFLRPHGSSVAFDASASGYCRGEGAGLLVLKRYSAAVADGDAILGIISGSAINQNHHSNSITVADSPSQETLFQRALSLAQADANDISYVEAHGTGTPVGDPIEYESVRSTFGGPRRNEELFLGSIKDIIGHAEAASGVASLIKVLLMMRHQMIPKQAKFTTLSPRIKSTSADRITIPQETQPWAAHRLVALVNNGGAAGSNVSFVVRAHPPTASRQAADLHALPSYPVVLSAKSEVSLRAYMDRLKRYLTTAQLSIGDVSMELMRRQNPQLPCRMAFATSDICDLASKLNDTVAIVGEGAATQTRPRPIVLAFGGQTGQAPSVSRDVYQRCDNFRHHLDKCHEVCEALGLPVILPAIFEAKPADDIVHAHCLLLSLQYASAKSWIGSGLAVDTLVGHSFGQLTALCVADSLSLEDAFRLVSGRARLIRDSWGPDPGSMLSIECSADELETVVNRVQATPGCHLDVACFNGPRSFVVAGTAASIDKAMDSCHSFKTKKLQSSHGYHSYLADSVLDDLKRLTGTLTIRPPRIHIEFCSIDGHSSAFTTADAVAEHTRQPVHFSDAVRRIDARLGYSIWLEAGSSTPIIPMARRVLSGLGTEHTFIAMDLRGDDAVKNLANAACQLWNAGNGCQYWPFSRAKGPALSIPDFPLYQFEQVPHWISYDLATGSRPQMSMSSSGSDLVSMVNEDATVGEYMFAVGKSHVFYDLAVKGHAVCGQGMCPASLHLELAARCVKLASGDQSTRTDSCPHFENLTMSAPLAYATASGLFVRLQRTSPGVYDFTIYSAQVCAQTQDQGGKHTEHARGRVRLVHSQDAAGVARWQLLQKLAKQSRYQRISNAATSKGVSGSLVYQLFSSVVEYAPYYQGLQRVVALDNEAVGDVTVPSSHILCGSGDMSICDPIALDNFLQVAGIHVNCLTSRKESEVFVCTSVDEVMLSPSFANARDGKSRDWAVYSCYETLTRGHVTNDIFIYESDSRSLAAVILGADFRSVGFKGLRCTLERSRIAGMTKEVVPMHESDSGYQSPADASPIEASKDSSLFDKYSPSNIGDSSYSSANRPGKASVCAADVMLPLRDLLSSVIEMPLGDIKADSTLEYLGIDSLLVMEVVSEIKEKLGLTVDQAQLLECEDVLGLSRLIQSESGLEVEAIPVTTKSSDKAKNPAELVQQTELAQEPAKVWESLALVGSQSFAEVNPFYDQHATTTEFADFYKTCCPLQSRLVVAYVVNAFSNLGCKLDSLFEGAEVSIPYHERHQKLIPQLYKMLEEAGLVAHDGKILRRTAKLMSTDSVEDLHNTLLAFPRHASETKLLQVTASRLADCLSGSADPLVLLFQNATARSLLEDVYTNSPMFKTATLFLEQYLCSMLSHFEGSGREISIIELGAGTGGTTKQIVETLSKLDIKFSYTFTDLSSSLVAAARRSFSHLPFMRFKVFDIEKTPEEEWQGSMDIVISTNCIHATSNLVKSTTNIRNLLRPDGILCLVELTQNLYWFDLVFGLLDGWWLFSDGRQHALADEHRWDLCLKEAGFGWVRWSDSTSKESQLIRVIAASPSDLVSPGNHSVSEADPEKLRGHEHRQETLVFKQVDGLKLQADLYYPLEPVPDERPLPVALMIHGGGHIMLSRRDIRPRQVQILLNSGFLPISVDYRLCPEVTLPEGPMADVADALSWVRSVLPGVRLNRADVRVDPTRVVAVGWSTGGHLALSLGWTCIPRGIQPPQAVLAFYSPLDYEDAFWQKPNYPAGTDTGMAYDLTEIISQAVAEKPVASFAIPASEGVVGGWVSPNARSRLAQYMNTRGHSLHVLLGGLCRDSDAQRLPLPTESEIAAVSPLAQVRQGNYATPTFIIHPREDDLIPWQQAQRTWEALCERDVDSELRILEHVPHLFDMSNKMLQDDVVQSAIRDGYEFLSEHVGLARVGG
- a CDS encoding FAD binding domain-containing protein, whose translation is MHRFSGEVLTQEANFGKNMRARFGAPFMDIRRIDLQRALFEKAQKLGVSVVLGEKVEVVDRERAEIITVSGRRATADLIVAADGVRSQCRISHAQGPDLPYPTGDMVYRAVLNLDGVTDDALREWISTPAVHIWLGPESHAVGYSMQSGYGYNLAFVAPDDLPAGVAKQTCPVDEAKQLLKNWDPALIRLLDTAESMEKWKLMRRDMLPTWVNDKSTLVFVGDACHPMLPYLAQGANSALEDGAVLGRLLGHVKERNQLPHALKRYEKLRKSRMEKIVGAAAKQRENIHLHDGPEQEARDRVFQAQHRKELKGPSPFRLVCPEAQQWLFGYDAYQEVEASMNGKPFENGMATSN